The following nucleotide sequence is from Harmonia axyridis chromosome 5, icHarAxyr1.1, whole genome shotgun sequence.
gacaacattcgccgtgtaattgccgatatacgaccacaaatgttgaaaaaagtcatcgaaaattggacgtccagattggactacatccgagccagctgtggcggtcatatgccagaaatcatatttaaaatgtaatgccacaagattatcttgcggataaataaaattcatgtcattcgaataatccatcgttgttttattgcaatttaaagttctttagctctaaaaaaacaccttttacatATATTGTAAaatagatatttaaaatattcgcttattatttttttttcaagttaatttttcgaataatgtTTTGTGGCTCTTTGAAATTGATTGCATCGCAgaagcgccagaggggaaatgaatgggtaccaaagtctGACCAAAACGCAAAAAACCCACGTAGTGGTAATCTCTCttaaaggaaatagaaatacaaTAAGAGAAAACAATTAACTGAAAAAAGAAGTGTTGAGTCCTGTAGTAGAAAATCTGATcttgaataatataatttcaaattataatcAAAGAGTTCTTCGAAAAAGTAGCCAATCTTCAATTAATTTGCAGTTTATGTAGAATATAATGTTAATTCTAGcagttgaaaattgaaaatatatattttaaatttatttcgcAACCAAACTTGTTCGTACATCTTATTTTATAGTCCAAATTGTTATgttcaaattttctttgaatttaccGTTTGCAGAAAacatagaaatttttctcaacTTACCCACAAATGTATAGATTTCCTCCACTTTCCTCTTTGATAACGTTCCAAAGTTCATCAGCATTCTTCTCCAACAGATGCGATACATAAACCTTTTCCGGTTGATCCCTAGAGAAAGCCAGATGCAACTTGAGTAACCCGCTCTTCTCATATGCCTCCAGTTCTTCTTGGTATATGTAATCTTCACTCTTCTTCCTACATCCAAAGTAGAGGATCGTATCTCCCACCGGCTTTCCACTCTCCCTAGCTTCATTCCTTTCTTGGATGAACCCACGGAACGGTGCAAATCCAGTACCGGGTCCGATCATGATGATTGGAGTTTTGGTTTTTGACGGTAGCCTAAACTGGGATTTCCTAATGAAGATTGGTACTTTATAAGGCTCCGCTCCTTCTTGGGGTATCTTTTCTTTCAGCCATGTTGTAGCAACTCCTTTGTTCACCCTTCCTGTTGGTGTTTTATACTGCACCACAACTGCAGTAATATGAACGGAGTTGGGGTAGAGTTTTGGCGAAGATGATATAGAGTAGTAACGTGGTTGCAGTCTGGGTAACAATTCGCAAAGGTGGTCAAGATCGGGCTTGCAGGACGGTAAGTCTTCCAGTACATGAATAATATTCCTATTGTCCTCGCTGATCCACTTGTGATACAAGGCTTTACCCTCGGCAGTGTTACTTGACATAAGTTTCAATTTGTCCTTCTCCGCCGGGTCAGTACAATACTCTACCAACTCCTTCAGAACGTAAGTTCTGGGGTTACTGGTTATATCCAGATAATGGGTCAGAGCAGTCCTGTAGGTACATGGTGATGGGAAAGGATGTTTTTTGGTAGATTCTTTATCCATGTTTTCCAGTTCGAAAACGGTTTCCAGATTCTTGCTGAGTAAACTACCAAGTTTTTCTACCAATTCGGTTTTGTTCTCTGGATATACCGCCAAGTGATCGCCTGCATCGTATCTCATCTTGGAACCTTCAATGTCGAATTCGATATGCATGCAGGTACGATCGCCTGTCTTGTGGAGATCTCTATTGACCATAACCCTTGAGAGGAATGGGTTCTTAGCGTCGTAGGCTCTGAAAACAATTCCCTGTTAATATTTGAGCCGAAAACGATAGTTATGACAG
It contains:
- the LOC123681041 gene encoding NADPH--cytochrome P450 reductase isoform X1 codes for the protein MIPLLFSSANWVSTSFMVTDMPEAEAAAEQPLPDAGIVFSTLDIVILTLLVGSIGYYFLNKRRREKDESTKRTYSIQPSVMNLQSTTDDSFIKKLNSSGRSLVVFYGSQTGTGEEFAGRLAKEGVRYGMKGMVADPEECDMEELVNLKSIPKSLAVFCLATYGEGDPTDNATTFFEWLKNGDADLTGLNYAVFGLGNKTYEHYNEVAIYVDKRMEELGATRVSELGLGDDDANIEEDFITWKDKFWPAVCEYFGIESTGEEVNMRQYRLKEYSPDDPPKRLFVGEMSRLLSLKNQRPAYDAKNPFLSRVMVNRDLHKTGDRTCMHIEFDIEGSKMRYDAGDHLAVYPENKTELVEKLGSLLSKNLETVFELENMDKESTKKHPFPSPCTYRTALTHYLDITSNPRTYVLKELVEYCTDPAEKDKLKLMSSNTAEGKALYHKWISEDNRNIIHVLEDLPSCKPDLDHLCELLPRLQPRYYSISSSPKLYPNSVHITAVVVQYKTPTGRVNKGVATTWLKEKIPQEGAEPYKVPIFIRKSQFRLPSKTKTPIIMIGPGTGFAPFRGFIQERNEARESGKPVGDTILYFGCRKKSEDYIYQEELEAYEKSGLLKLHLAFSRDQPEKVYVSHLLEKNADELWNVIKEESGGNLYICGDARTMAADVRNIILKVIQEKGSMTEQQASSFMKKMETQKRLSTDVWS
- the LOC123681041 gene encoding NADPH--cytochrome P450 reductase isoform X2; translation: MPEAEAAAEQPLPDAGIVFSTLDIVILTLLVGSIGYYFLNKRRREKDESTKRTYSIQPSVMNLQSTTDDSFIKKLNSSGRSLVVFYGSQTGTGEEFAGRLAKEGVRYGMKGMVADPEECDMEELVNLKSIPKSLAVFCLATYGEGDPTDNATTFFEWLKNGDADLTGLNYAVFGLGNKTYEHYNEVAIYVDKRMEELGATRVSELGLGDDDANIEEDFITWKDKFWPAVCEYFGIESTGEEVNMRQYRLKEYSPDDPPKRLFVGEMSRLLSLKNQRPAYDAKNPFLSRVMVNRDLHKTGDRTCMHIEFDIEGSKMRYDAGDHLAVYPENKTELVEKLGSLLSKNLETVFELENMDKESTKKHPFPSPCTYRTALTHYLDITSNPRTYVLKELVEYCTDPAEKDKLKLMSSNTAEGKALYHKWISEDNRNIIHVLEDLPSCKPDLDHLCELLPRLQPRYYSISSSPKLYPNSVHITAVVVQYKTPTGRVNKGVATTWLKEKIPQEGAEPYKVPIFIRKSQFRLPSKTKTPIIMIGPGTGFAPFRGFIQERNEARESGKPVGDTILYFGCRKKSEDYIYQEELEAYEKSGLLKLHLAFSRDQPEKVYVSHLLEKNADELWNVIKEESGGNLYICGDARTMAADVRNIILKVIQEKGSMTEQQASSFMKKMETQKRLSTDVWS